DNA sequence from the Deltaproteobacteria bacterium genome:
TTAGGGAAACGCGAGTTTCGGATTATGCAAGGTAGAAATACAAAATATGAAGATATTATTCATTGGTGATATAGTAGGTAAACCCGGAAGGCAGGCAGTTCGTGAACTTCTTCCTGAAGTCATTTCAGAGCGCCGGATTGATTTTGTTATTGCGAATTGCGAGAATGCGGCTGCGGGGTTTGGTGTGACGAGAGATATCATTGAAGATCTATACAGTTATAACATCAACGTGTTGACTTCAGGGAATCATATATGGGATAAAAAAGAAATTAGAGAATTTGCTGAAGACTACGAAACACTTCTCAGGCCAGCAAATTACCCCGCGGGTTCGCCCGGATGGGGAACCGTAGTTATGCCTAATTCTTCGGGGATATCCGTTGGTGTAATTAATTTGATGGGAAGGGTCTTTATGAAGCCCCTTGATTGTCCATTCAGAACAGCTGAAAGAGAAATTGAAAAGATTAAGAACAAGGCAAAGATTATTATTATTGATATCCATGCAGAGGCGACATCTGAAAAAGAAGCTCTGGGGTGGTTTCTTGATGGTCGGGTCAGTGCTGTTCTGGGAACTCATACACATGTGCAGACTGCCGATGAAAGTATATTGCCTGGTGGTACTGCATATATTACAGACGTTGGGATGACGGGCCCGTTTAATTCGATTATCGGTATAAGGAAAGATGCAGTTCTTGAGAGGTTTTTGACCCAACTGCCGAATAAGTTTGACGTGGCAAAAGATGATGTTCGACTTCAGGGTGTTGTTGTCGATGTTGATGGAAAAAGCGGCAGGGCCAAGGGAATTGAGAGATTGACGATAAATTTGAGAAACTGAGAAAAAAATGAAACGATAATCGGCTGGTTGGTTACGATAATGGAAAATGCGATATGCTGGAATGTTATAGCAAGTCAAGCCATGTTAACCCCTCTCAGGTAGCTACGGAGAATGGAAATTGAAGAGCGTATATGATGTTTTTACCGAAAGAGGATTTGTCGAACAGGTTTCG
Encoded proteins:
- a CDS encoding TIGR00282 family metallophosphoesterase codes for the protein MKILFIGDIVGKPGRQAVRELLPEVISERRIDFVIANCENAAAGFGVTRDIIEDLYSYNINVLTSGNHIWDKKEIREFAEDYETLLRPANYPAGSPGWGTVVMPNSSGISVGVINLMGRVFMKPLDCPFRTAEREIEKIKNKAKIIIIDIHAEATSEKEALGWFLDGRVSAVLGTHTHVQTADESILPGGTAYITDVGMTGPFNSIIGIRKDAVLERFLTQLPNKFDVAKDDVRLQGVVVDVDGKSGRAKGIERLTINLRN